The Chitinophaga sp. H8 region TTGTTGGAGTTACTCCAAAACAAAAAATTGAACAAACTGGTATCACCGGTGTAGATATCAAAGCATGGTTTATGACCCCTGCTTTTGGCAATGATACTTCTATCAACAATGTAGATGATTTCAAATTTGCTAAAATGACCGGTGATCTGAAAGATGCAGATGCCCGCCCTGTAGCAGGTTCTCCATTGATCGGAAAAGCTTCTTTTACCAGCAGCAACAGAATCAAGGATGCTTACTTTAAAGTAGTGGATTATGTAGGTGCATTTAAAGTAGGTGATGACTGGACACAGGGATGGACCAACTTTGATCCTAACAATGCTGACTATTAATAGGGAATTGCTGTTAACCTTTATGGCATAAGCATAGCCTTTCATACGCTGTTTTTTATTTTACCGCTCCGTTTTATAACGGAGCGGTTTTTTTGTGCCTGGTACCATCAAACTTAACATAGGCGTAACGGTGAGTTAATATTGCCTGCTTATTTTTGATTATCTGCGAATAAAAGTGTCAACCTATTGCGAACAGGAGTCCTTTTAGCCGCACTATTTAATTACCTGAAAAGTAATATCACAATACCCGCATGCTGCCACGAATGCAGCTGTAGGCGGTATGCTTTAAAAGAAAAAATAGGATAATAATATAGATGTATAGTATTTGAGACTAATTTATAGTCTCCTGGAATTGATATGTACACTGCCGAGTTAACATTTATTTAATGTTGCGTTAACATGGCCGTAACGTAGCTGGTATACGTTTGCGGTAAAATTAACAAGCTCGTGAACAAACTGTTGCACACACTACTGTTCCTGGCAATCATTATTGCCGTTTCTCCCAATCATTTGCTGGCACAGATTACCAGCTCTCAGATTACCGGTAAAATTGCGAATGCCAAAGGCGAACCTTTACCCGGAGTGACCGTGGTAGCGGTAAATACCAGTACAGGCACACGCTATGGCGCTCAAACCAATGCAGATGGCCGCTTTATGCTGGCCAATCTGAACCCTGGCGGGCCTTACACCATCACCGTGACATTTATCGGATTCAAAAAAGAAGAAAGAACAGATATTAACCTGGGGCTAGGTGCTTCCAGCTATAATTTTAAACTGGAAGAAGCCTCTACTGCTTTAAGTGAAGTAGTGGTAAAAGGATCCCAGGGGGCCAAGAATGGAGGAACCCGTATTAACCGGGAACAACTGAGAACATTACCGTCCCTCAACCGTAGCTTCCAGGATTTTACCCGCGCTACTCCACAAAGTAATAATAACTCTTTCCTGGGTACCAACTATCGTTATAATAACGTTACCCTGGATGGGGCAATCAATAATGATGCTATCGGCTTCAGCCCTTCTCTGGGTGGGCAAACCAACAGTTCAGGACAGCCCGGTAGCAGCACCCGTACCAATCCTGTATCGCTGGATGCTATCCAGGATATACAGGTATATCTCGCACCGTTTGATGTGAAAATTGGGAACTTCCTGGGAGGAAGTATTAATGCCGTAACCAGAAGTGGTACCAATGAATTTCATGGCGCTGTTTATGGTTTTGGCCGCGGGGCTTTTATGATCGGAAAGAATAATGCAGGAGATGGCTCTAAACTGCCGTCAGATTTTCATGATTACCAGGCAGGTGTGCGCTTAGGGTTCCCGATCATAAAAGATAAATTGTTCTTTTTTACCAATGCGGAAATTACCCGCAGACAGGACCCGGTGATACTGGCAGCAGGCTCACCTGATATCGCTAACCTGATCTCGGAAAAAGATGCAGAAAGCATTGCCGGCCGGATGAAAAATGTATATGGAATAGATCCGGGTACTTATGGTAATACCAGTATTTACTCTAACTCCAATAAATTCTTTAACCGGCTCGACTGGAATATTAACGACAAGCACCAGTTATCTATCCGCAATAATACCATCACTTCTGAAGCTACTAACCTGGAACGTGATCAGCAAAATTTCCGCTTCGGAGGCATTGATTATAAACAAACCAATAACCAGACCTCTACGGTAGCTGAACTGAAAAGCCGGCTGTCTAATACGGTATCAAACAGCCTGATCCTGGGATACTCTAATATTCATGACTATCGTACACCTGCATCTGATGCTGCTATCCCGCAGATCCAGATAGGTGGTAAAGGAGGGACGATCTTCCTGGGTACCGACAGGGAAGCAAGTATCTTTAATATGAAGCAGCAAACCTTTGAGTTTACTGATAATGTAACCGTATTCAAAGGGAATCATACCCTCACTTTTGGTACACACAATGAATTCTATAATATTACCTATGGTTTTGTCAACTCCTGGAATGGCCGTGTAGACTATAGCTCTGTGGCCGACTTCCTGGACAACAAACCGAGCCGCGTACGTGGTAACTTTAATTATGCGGATAACTCCCGTGATAATATCATGGCTAATCCTCCGGCTAAGTTTAAAGCCAATCTGTTAAGTGTATATGCACAGGATGATATTCAGCTGGGTGATCGCTTTCGTTTAACACCAGGTATCCGCCTGGATTATACCGGGCTGCCTGATAAACAACCACTGAGCGACAAAACCACCAATGCACCGGTAGATCCTAACTATGGTAACACTTACACTTATACGAAGCCAAAAGATATCACCAACAAATACCTGAATAACATCGCTATCTCTCCCCGTCTGGGATTTAATTTTGATATTAAAGGAGATCAGAGTATCGTACTGCGCGGTGGTACAGGCCTGTTTACAGGCCGTATTCCTTTTGCCTGGTTAGGATATGCCTATTACAATAATGGGGTTACCTATGGGGCTTATGATACCAAATTCGGATACAAGACAGATACCGACAGACCCGTTGCAGGATCTGATCCTATTTCCACTTCTCCCAACGGGATAGCACAGTTTGTTACGGCGCAGGGAAAAGACGTACATGATGCCAAAGGAGCTACCCAGGTAGATCTGATAGACAATAATTTTAAAATGCCTCAGGCCTGGAGAAGCAGTCTGGCTTTGGATTATAGTACGCACGATCAGTGGAAGTTTTCCCTGGAAGGTATTTATACTAAAGTGGTGTACGACTTAAAATTCCAGCAGATCAATCTGACAGATAACCCGGTTTATTATACGGCATATGATAAGGATAAACAGCAGCCAATTTACAGCGGAGGAAAAATAAACCCGTTGTATACCAACGCTTATCTGCTATCTAATACCAAAGACGGTTATCGCTATAGTATTACTGCACAGGTCAGCAAAACATTTAAGTTTGGACTGAACGCTATGGTAGCCTATACTTACGGACAGTCTAAAGATATTACCAATGGTATCCGGAATTCAATGGAGTCCAACTGGCAGCTGAATCCTGCTTTAAACCCCAATGAACCCGGATTGGCATATTCTAATTTTGACATCAGAAACCGTATCGTTTCTACTGTGAATTATAAATTAGCCTGGGGAAGGAAAAATACTTTTGTATCTAATTTTTCTGTGTTCTTTAATACCAGTTCCGGCGTTCCTTTTACCTATGGTTTTATGAATGCCACTATCCAGGGTACACCTCAACAGGTAAGCCTGGCTTATATTCCAAAGAAAGGCGAAACAGCTAACTTCTTCGATGCTGCGGATAAAGCGCAGGCAGATGCTTTTGATGCTTTTATTGACGGTAATAAATACCTGAGCAGCCGGAGAGGACAGTTTACAGAACGTAATGGTGCCCGTACCCCATGGAATACACAGGCTGATTTCCGTTTTACACAGGACTTTAATATCATGGCCGGAAAACGTAAGCATACCATTTCATTAACCTATGATATTGTAAATCTGACGAACTTATTAAACAAAGACTGGGGCATACAGTATTTTTCACCTAATACCTTTAATTCTACTGCCAGTTTGGGGTTGAAGTCAAAATCGGCACCGGTGAATGCTGCAACAGATTATCCTAAGTATTCCTGGGCAGATCCGGGAGTGGCTTATTCAAAGGATTTCTTTGGTTCCCGGCACCAGATGCAGCTGGGGTTAAGATATAGTTTCTAGTACCATCATCTGATTATTTAAAGCGGGGCATGTACATAGTACTGCCCCGCCATTTTTTGTAGCTAAACTTCACAGACAATCCTGATTTTACATTAATGATTGGTTATAGTAAAGTAAATGCGATCGGTAGTTAGGCTATTCCTGCATGGTCCAGTGCAGCATGTACCCTGGACAGCTGTTGCTGGTTGCAATGGATGTAGGCCAGTTCAAAAAGCTCCTTCCAGCTCATGTCTGCATTACTGGCAGATAAAGTATCTCCGTTATCAAATTGCAGGTAAAGCTGATGAA contains the following coding sequences:
- a CDS encoding TonB-dependent receptor — its product is MNKLLHTLLFLAIIIAVSPNHLLAQITSSQITGKIANAKGEPLPGVTVVAVNTSTGTRYGAQTNADGRFMLANLNPGGPYTITVTFIGFKKEERTDINLGLGASSYNFKLEEASTALSEVVVKGSQGAKNGGTRINREQLRTLPSLNRSFQDFTRATPQSNNNSFLGTNYRYNNVTLDGAINNDAIGFSPSLGGQTNSSGQPGSSTRTNPVSLDAIQDIQVYLAPFDVKIGNFLGGSINAVTRSGTNEFHGAVYGFGRGAFMIGKNNAGDGSKLPSDFHDYQAGVRLGFPIIKDKLFFFTNAEITRRQDPVILAAGSPDIANLISEKDAESIAGRMKNVYGIDPGTYGNTSIYSNSNKFFNRLDWNINDKHQLSIRNNTITSEATNLERDQQNFRFGGIDYKQTNNQTSTVAELKSRLSNTVSNSLILGYSNIHDYRTPASDAAIPQIQIGGKGGTIFLGTDREASIFNMKQQTFEFTDNVTVFKGNHTLTFGTHNEFYNITYGFVNSWNGRVDYSSVADFLDNKPSRVRGNFNYADNSRDNIMANPPAKFKANLLSVYAQDDIQLGDRFRLTPGIRLDYTGLPDKQPLSDKTTNAPVDPNYGNTYTYTKPKDITNKYLNNIAISPRLGFNFDIKGDQSIVLRGGTGLFTGRIPFAWLGYAYYNNGVTYGAYDTKFGYKTDTDRPVAGSDPISTSPNGIAQFVTAQGKDVHDAKGATQVDLIDNNFKMPQAWRSSLALDYSTHDQWKFSLEGIYTKVVYDLKFQQINLTDNPVYYTAYDKDKQQPIYSGGKINPLYTNAYLLSNTKDGYRYSITAQVSKTFKFGLNAMVAYTYGQSKDITNGIRNSMESNWQLNPALNPNEPGLAYSNFDIRNRIVSTVNYKLAWGRKNTFVSNFSVFFNTSSGVPFTYGFMNATIQGTPQQVSLAYIPKKGETANFFDAADKAQADAFDAFIDGNKYLSSRRGQFTERNGARTPWNTQADFRFTQDFNIMAGKRKHTISLTYDIVNLTNLLNKDWGIQYFSPNTFNSTASLGLKSKSAPVNAATDYPKYSWADPGVAYSKDFFGSRHQMQLGLRYSF